The Coregonus clupeaformis isolate EN_2021a chromosome 37, ASM2061545v1, whole genome shotgun sequence sequence tgtgccaagcttattgaGACATACAAACccaccaaaaatccattttaattccaggttgtaaggcaacaaaataggaaaaatgcgaagGGGGGGTAAATACTTTCGTAAGCCACTGTAGGTATCTACCACCGCACTACCACAATCAGATTGGGGGGGGGCAATGTAGCATATGTTTTTTGTCCCCCACTTTGgttctgaaatcaccatcactcactaattaacttgtcatttttgcagattaagtgtttgcgctagtaatgtatcaatatttatcgtttacaaattagctatgacatagccaatgaatATTCAGCAAaactttggatttcacccccatCTCAAAACCGAATGGTTTTGATCGTTTGGAAGTTTTTAGTGAGCTTCTTTTCTCTTCCCAATTTGGCCATGTAGTGCGCCTCGCAAAGTGATTGCTGTCCTCGTTATGAAATGATCTACTTTACCCTATCTAAAAAtgctgatggtgaacctgaacaatctAAATAAAATATATTGTTAAGCCCCGTTCAGCAGGTAGCCTATAACCAGATGAGAGTTGTGTCTCCGGTAGTTTACTTTTATTCCAGTAAAACACCATTTTCAACAGCGCATAGATAACAATAACCAAGCAAATTACATAGGTTGTCACGCAACTATTAAAGCCTGATGTCGTGTaagccattttagcatttgaaCGCTGAAGGTGCCTCGCAGATGTGCAAGATCAGGAATAGGCCACCTACCTCACGTTGGTCAGCACACGAAGCTGGGCACTGTGCGCAGTTTGACCAGGCTACTGATATTCCCTGAGGTTGTTCGGCATGCAAAATGACTTGACTGTCAACACAATTGCATGCTTAGTTCGACACTGAAGGACAGGATGCACAGTTGTCACAAAATATGAGGTATTTTCAGCAGGTAGAAAGTAATATGAGcaacataaaataaaatcacTGATTCGTAACGTTTGAATCGATTTTCTGACCGATGCTTGCCAAATTTGGATCAGTTTCGGGTCCGCGGCCGCGGCCGCAGTCATATCTCAAACATTTGAATCGGGGACCGATGCGTAtcggtgaatcgttacatccATAGGAAACAGGAATGTGTAGGTTACAATGTTTTGATAGAAGGCACCTACTTGGAGTGGTGTGAAGAAGGCAGTTGTTGAGATAGCCCAGTGTGAAGTAGATATCCACATCACAGAAGAACATCAATACGTCACCCTTCTTCCAGGAGCGGGCTCCGATGTCCAGACCCCTGCCCCTGGAAAACTCCTCGTCCACTGGGATAAGGGTGTAGTTGGAAAAGCTCTCCTCCCTACAAATTAACAATGTAATTTCAGTTGTCTGTTGTTTGAGCACGAAATGTCTAGACTAGAAAATAACATATGGACAAGTGACAGATATACAGCAGTAAAATCCTATCAAAAGCACATCATAAATCCTTTCATTCATATTAAAAGACAAAACAAACCTGGACATTTTTTCCAAATAAGACTTCACCTCTCGTAAGCCCTCTTGTCCAAAGTAGACCACCGTAAGATGCACTCCCCTATCGTGTTTTATGCAAACGTCCCTGAAATCACAAAAAAACGTAACACAATCTTTACAAATACTAGGCATAGGCTGCATATTGCCATTTTCACATGACTCACCACCACTGACCTGAAGTTGTGTAGGAACTGTGAGAACGCATCTGTTCTGCCCGCCAAAGGCACAATGATATTGATGATGACTCCGGACGTTTCTACAGACGTGCTCCTGACTTTCATTAAAGGACCGAATGGACGGAAAAGAGTAACGTGGCGGACATTGTCAGAGTCCTCTTTTGCAAAGAAGAGCTCGTAGAGTGTGCCTTTGTCCCGTTCTGTTCTGTATAGCCCTGCCCACATAAGGGTAAACACAGCTTTGTCAAACATAGGGAACAAATATTGTTCAACTTTAAAGGCAAGATTACATCATTTTTTGCAGCCATGAAACAAGCAGATAGTGATCTGCATTAGGAGTTCCCATGCTGGCCCTCAGCCCCTCCAGATATTTGGCAGCACTAGCACATTAAAATTGGTCAACTTATCATCAGGATCAGGTTGAGAACCACTGTTATACATTACCCCAGTATAACTCTCTTACCCTCAGTAAAGTGGCTCTCAGTGTAAGTCTGCCTCTGCATGGGCACATCATCCTCCTGGCCATCCTCCTCGTCAGGGTTGTTTATGACGTCCAGGGCCGCCTCGATGACCTCCACCAGCTCGTCCCTGCGGTCCTTCCGCACAGGCTTCTCCTCTGGGTGCCTGGTCAGCCCCATCTCCAGCTGATACACCTTACTAGAGGTGAAGCTCTCGAAGGGGACCAGGGCATACTCGCTGGGCAGCCGCGCTCCCGTGTTCACCTCGGCTTTGTCGATCTGGGAGTGGAGGAACTCGAGGAGATCCCCAGGCACCTGGTCCTTGGTCTCAGCCAGCCCCTGGACCCCGGGGCCTTCTTTTCTGTCCTCCAGGACCTTGAGCTTCTCACTCATCTCCTGGAGCTCATGCTTGAGCTGGGCGATCTGCCGCTTGAGGCTGGAGGCGCGGCTGAGCTGGTGCTCCTCCTGCTCTTGCAGCAGGGCCTGGTAGTACTCCTTCCCATAGGACTCCCCTCCCAAGCCAGGCAGGACCAGGCTGACGTCAGCTGGGGGAGTGCACTCTAGCAAGTAAGCAAAGAGGAGGATGACCAGCAGCAGGAAGAGCCCCAGGAACAGCCAGCGCATCCGTCCCTGCAGCGGCAAGCTTCGCCTAGGCATCACGCTCGCATGCAGTCTATGGGCGACGAGTCTGCACTCTGCATTCCCTTTCACGTCAGGTAAATCTACCTCAAGCTGGACAGAATTAGGTCCAATGCATATTCTAGGAATGTTAAAAAGTCCTCTCTAATTAACAAGTTAAATTAACAACAAGGTGGACGTTTGTTCGAGTGCAGCTATAAAAAGCTACTTTGTTCATTCATGTCACATTATTCAGATAAAGTCAGGAACACCTCTGGTGCGTCTTATTTGATGATTGCAATGTGACCGTTATCTTGCAGGTGTTACATTGTGAGTGGAATCCATTTGCATTTCTTCCATCAGTGTGTAATTTAGAACCTTTAGATGAAAAAGCAATCATTCTGCAATCATTGTTCATTCATGTTACATTATTCAGATGGTGTCAACAAATTATGCAAGAAAGGAAATGTTGGTGCAATAAATGCACTGTTGACCTAGCTATGACTTAAAGAGGAACTTGAATTTCATATTTTACTTACGTAGATGAGCTAACTAGAATAGACTTTCCCCTGAACCACTTCCCCTCAATGTGATGTTTATTCAAGACTGGATCTGAGGGCTTTGTCCAGCAATGCCTGTCTGCTTCTGTTACTGTTACCTGTAGGAAgactgctaacgttagccaacaaGCTATAAAACGACAACAACGTTAGCCGAGCTAATGAGCTTGTGGCTGGGTAACTACTGTAGCAACCAAGCTACAAAGGGAACCAGAGAGTTGGATGGCTGGGAAGCTAGCTAACACCTAACGTTAGATACGTGGGGTGTAAACAACGGCTTGCTTTGAGCCGGTTCGAACgattgtgtagctagctagctatatatcgAGAAATATTTGCTTTGAACAGTAAATAATATTTGTGCAAATACTTACCCAGATATTCAGCTCTCCGTGCGAGGACTAAAAAGCAGTAGCATCAAAAGGGATTCTTCTAAACAACGCCACAGAGTAAAGTGGATCAAAGGGGATTCTTCTAAACAACGCCATGGAGTGAAGTGCACTGATCGAAAAAACTGTACTTCCGGCAAAAGAGTTTCTGTAGCTACTTCAAGATAAAAGTTCATATATCTTTCCAGAGAGGAATAGGCGAATTCTTTGCCATTGGCTACAAAAAAGAACAACATTTCATAAAAATGACTTTTTAAAACACAAGTGAAAGACATATAACATGATCACCAATTAATAAAAGACCACTCAAGCATTAAAGTTTATTCAAAGTGTAATAAAAGTGCATTAGATGGTGCCGTATTTCCCATTCCCATCCAGGTCAATTTTAATATCTGAAAATAAATCTCACAAACTTAGACTTTGGGGTGATAAAATGTGTTAAAGTATTTTTCACTCATCATAAGGTCTGAAACAATTGTGTTCTTGTTTGTACAGTTTATAAACAAAATCATCTCTTGGAGTATTTAAGGTGTGCATTCATCTACTCCAACAAAAATAGTTGTTACATGAAGGGATGCTATAACCTCTAGTACTGGGCAGCAAGTTCAGTATTTCAGGTCATGTTATTCTATAGATAATGGCTGAATGACTGAATAACAAGCCAATATCCTTTATTAAATGCTTGGATAGGACTCTGTCATTAAAAGCAAAATCTCATTCTGACTGGGCAAATCAAGGAGTTCAATATGGCACATAACCATTTTTTCATCCCCTAAAATAATTGTATATTGTGCAGTCTCATGATAATACAGTTTTGCTGCACACATGTTCTGTCTAATAGTTCCTTTGCCTCATCACCATGGTTTAGGTCTAGGAAGTTGACATGGAGAGTTGATGTTCATGTTAGACTCATCTTGAATTGAGACCTCCCTTCCTGCCCTCCTCCAATGAaaactacactaccagtcaaaagtttggacacacctactcattcaagggtttttcttaattttatacaatgttttacattgtagaataatagagaagacatcaaaactatgaaataacatacatggaatcatgtagcaatcaaaaaagtgttaaacaaatcaaaatatatttgagatttgagatttttcaaatagccaccctttgtcttaatgacagctttgcacactcttggcattctctcaaccagcttcatgaggttgtcacctggaatgcatttcaattaacaggtgtgccttcttaatttatttccttcttaatgtgtttgagccaatcagttgtgttgtgacaaggtaggggggagatagccctatttggtaaagaccaagttcatattatggcaagaacagctcaaataagcaaagagaaacaacagtccatcattaatttaagaattttaaaagtttcttcaagtgcaatcgcaaaaaccatcaagcactttgatgaaactggatctcatgaggatcgccacaggaatggaagacccagagttacctctgcttcagaagatcaaataaaataaaataaaattgtatttgccacatgcgccgaatacaacaggtgtagacattacagtgaaatgcttacttacagcccttaaccaacaatgcatttatttttttatagaaaagtaaaataaaacaacaacatcaaaaaagtgttgagaaacaaagagcagaagtgcaaatagtccgggtagccatgattagctgttcaggagtcttatggcttgggggtagaagctgttgagaagtcttttggacctagacttggcgatccagtaccgcttgccgtgcggtagcagagagaacagtctatgactagggtggctggagtctttgaccattttgagggccttcctctgacaccgcctggtatagaggtcctggatggcaggaagcttggccccagtgatgtactgggccgtacgcccctgtcacgatcgtcgtagagagtagaccaatgcgcagcgttagttgcgaacatacttaatctttattatctatagtgataatatgaacaacaaaacaataaacgaaacgtgcagtcctatggttaacacagaaacaaaccaaacggaaacaagatcccacaaacactatgggaaaacagactgtttaaatatggttcccaatcagagacaaccagccacagctgacactcgttgcctctgattgagaaccacactggccaacatagaaatacaatactagaacacgacatagaaacacaaacacatagaaactacacaccctggctcaaaatatagagtccccagagccagggtgtgacagccccaccctctgtagtgtcttgtggtcggaggcagagcagttgccataccaggcggtgatgcaaccagtcaggatgctctcgatggtgcagctgtagaactttttgaggatctgaggacccatgacaaatcttttcagtctcctgagggggaataggctttgtcgtgccctcttcacgactgtcttggtgtgtttggaccatgatagttcgttggtgatgtggacaccaaggaacttgacgctCTCTACCTCATCCACAACAGCctcgttgatgagaatgggggcgtgctcagtcctctttttattcctgtagtccacaatcatctcctttgtcttggtcacgttgagggagtggttgttatcctggcaccacacggccaggtctctgaactcctccctaaaggctgtctcatcgttgtcggtgatcaggcctaccactgtcgtcggcaaacttaatgatggtgtcggagtcgtgcctggccatgcagtcatgggtgaacagggagtacaggaggggactgagcacgcaccgctgaggggcccccgtgttaaggatcagcgtggccacctgggggcggcctgtcaggaagtccaggatccagttgcagagggaggtgtttagtcccaggatccttagcttagtgatgagctttgagggcactatggtgttgaacgctgagctgtagtcaatgaatagcattctcacgtaggtgttcctcttgtccaggtgggaaagggcagtgtggagtgcgattgagattgcatcatctgtggatctgttggggtggtatgcaaattagagtgggtctagtgttCTGGGATaaaggtgttgatgtgagccatgaccagcctttcaaagcacttcatggctacagacgtcagtgctacgggtcggtagtcatttatggaggttatcttagtgtccttggtcacggggactatggtggtctgcttgaaagatgttggtattacagactcagtcagggacatgttgaaaatgtcagtgaagacacttgccagttggtcagcacagctcggagtacacgtcctggtaatccgtctggccctgcggccttgtgaatgttgacctgcttaaaagtcttactcacattggctacggagagcgtgatcacacagtcatccggaacagctggtgctctcatgcatgcttcagtgttgcttgcctaaaagcgagcatagaagtggtttagctcgtctggtaggcttgtgtcactgggcagctcgcggctgtgcttccctttgtagtctgtaatagttttcaagccctaccacatccgacgagcgtcagagccggtgtagtacgattcaatcttagtcctgtattgactctttgcctgtttgatggttcgtcggagggcatagcgggatttcttataagcgtccgggatagagtcccgctccttgaaagcggcagctctaccctttagctcagcgcggatgttgcctgtaatccatggcttctggttggggtatgtacgtacggtcactttggggacgacgtcatcgatgcagttattgatgaagccagtgactgatgtggtgtactcctcaatgctctcCGAAGAATCCCGAAACATGTTCCAgtttgtgctagcaaaacagtcctgtagcttagcatctacgtcatctgaccacttttttatttacCAAGTCACTGGTGAAgcattagtttttgcttataagcaggaatcagggggatagagttatggtcagatttgccaaatggagggcgagggagagctttgtatgcgtctctgtgtttggggtaaaggtgatctagagttttttttcctctggttgcacatttaacatgctggtagaaattaggtagaacggatttaagtttccctgcattaaagttatggccttatacagctcattgagtgcaatcttaatgccagcattggtttgtggtggtaaatagacagctatgaaaaatatagatgaaaactctcttggtaaatagtgtggtctacagcttatcataagatactctacctaggcgagcaaaaccttgtgacttccttagtatttgattttgtgcaccagctgttttttacaaatgtacacagaccgccaccctttgtcttaccggagtcagccgttctatcctgccgatgtagtgtatatcccgtcagctgtatgttgtccatgtcgtcgttcagccacgactcggtgaaacataagatattacagtttttaatgtcccgttggtaggataaccgtaatattaggtcatctaatttattttcaaatgattgaacattggctaataggattgatggaagaggcagtttactcgcttgccgtccacgatatctcagtctctttctcctgcgaatgtcggggatttgggccttgtcgtgtgtctgtaggatatcctttgcgtccgactcgttgaagaaaaaatcttcgtccaatacgaggtgagtaatcgctgtcctgatatccagaagctctttttggttataagagacgatggcagaaacattatgtacagaataaattacaaataacgcgaaaaaacacacataatagtacaattggttagagggctgtaaaacggccaGTAGtcattggagttaccagcctctgAAATTGCAGCGCAAATAAATGCTTgatgtaacagacacatctcaacatcaactgttcagaggggactgtgtgaatcaggccttcatggccaaattgctgcaaaaaatcactactaaaggacaccaataagaagaagagacctgcttgggccaagaaacacaagcaatggacattagaccagtggaaaatgtgtcctttggtctggagtccaaatttgagatttttggttgagacgcggtgtgggtgaacggatgatctccaaatgtgtagttcccaccgtaaaggatggaggaggaggtgttatggtgtgggggtgctttgttggtgaccctg is a genomic window containing:
- the csgalnact2 gene encoding chondroitin sulfate N-acetylgalactosaminyltransferase 2, producing MPRRSLPLQGRMRWLFLGLFLLLVILLFAYLLECTPPADVSLVLPGLGGESYGKEYYQALLQEQEEHQLSRASSLKRQIAQLKHELQEMSEKLKVLEDRKEGPGVQGLAETKDQVPGDLLEFLHSQIDKAEVNTGARLPSEYALVPFESFTSSKVYQLEMGLTRHPEEKPVRKDRRDELVEVIEAALDVINNPDEEDGQEDDVPMQRQTYTESHFTEGLYRTERDKGTLYELFFAKEDSDNVRHVTLFRPFGPLMKVRSTSVETSGVIINIIVPLAGRTDAFSQFLHNFRDVCIKHDRGVHLTVVYFGQEGLREVKSYLEKMSREESFSNYTLIPVDEEFSRGRGLDIGARSWKKGDVLMFFCDVDIYFTLGYLNNCLLHTTPNKRVFYPVVFSLYNPAIVYGNLELAPPIESQLIHKKDAGFWRDFGFGMTCQYRSDFLNIGGFDLEVKGWGVEDVHLYRKYLRSDLIVTRTPVSGLFHLWHEKQCADELTPEQYRMCIQSKAMNEASHSHLGILVFREEIENHLRKQAYKTQGKTED